One window of the Thermasporomyces composti genome contains the following:
- a CDS encoding ABC transporter substrate-binding protein, whose protein sequence is MGSRDSSPALSRRAMLRSAGALLIATSATGCELLSTEPSRSSTPSSRAGGDEREAPMLAERVRAGELPPVEERLPEEPLVVEPVERPGVYGGEWASAMTGPSDAAWLQRITGYETLTRWDLAFESVIPNVAREITVEDDGRAYVIHLRRGMRWSDGAPFTADDVVFAYDSVLGDPDLFPGGRPDLYKVRGEAGTIEKVDDHTVRFEFVAPNGLFLENLATLYAADLTKYPRHYFERFHAKHNPDAPKLAEEEGHEHWATLFQAKSDVWSNPEHPVLYPWVPVRVFGEGSRLIYERNPYYWKVDPEGRQLPYIDRLVIAVIDNPETMTLRATSGEIDMQDRTINTPANKPVLARARESGDFRFFDEVPTNCVTFAIALNLNHRDPVKRQIFRNRDFRVGLSHAINRQEIIDVVYLRQGEPYQVAPRPDSPFYDEEMAKQYTEYDTDLANEYLDRAGLTERDSAGFRLGPDGRRITIAVEHIGGPSSQTDPLELVRAYWREVGIEMLNRPEDRALFEERRRANAHDATAWGAEGGGKLEPLLRTDWFFPSRFESINYAPLWMQWYETNGQAGERPPELVRRQMELYRRVRETVDPKQRDELMRQVLRLAKEFFYHIGISLAPPSYGIVKNDFHNVPEEMPASFIWPSPGPSNPEQYFIERR, encoded by the coding sequence GTGGGATCTCGGGACTCGTCTCCGGCGCTGAGCCGGCGCGCCATGCTCCGAAGCGCCGGCGCTCTCCTCATCGCCACGTCGGCGACCGGCTGTGAGTTGTTGTCGACCGAGCCGTCCCGTTCGTCGACGCCGAGCTCGAGGGCCGGCGGCGACGAACGGGAGGCTCCCATGCTGGCCGAACGAGTCCGGGCGGGCGAGCTGCCGCCCGTCGAGGAGCGTCTGCCCGAGGAGCCCCTCGTGGTCGAGCCGGTGGAGCGACCCGGCGTCTACGGCGGTGAGTGGGCCAGCGCGATGACCGGACCCTCTGACGCCGCGTGGCTCCAGCGCATCACCGGCTACGAGACCCTCACCCGCTGGGACCTCGCGTTCGAGTCGGTCATCCCGAACGTCGCGCGGGAGATCACCGTCGAGGACGACGGCCGGGCGTACGTCATCCACCTGCGGCGAGGGATGCGCTGGTCCGACGGCGCTCCGTTCACCGCGGACGACGTCGTCTTCGCCTACGACTCGGTCCTCGGCGACCCCGACCTCTTCCCGGGCGGACGGCCCGACTTGTACAAGGTGCGCGGCGAGGCTGGGACGATCGAGAAGGTCGACGACCACACAGTCCGCTTCGAGTTCGTCGCGCCGAACGGCCTCTTCCTCGAGAACCTCGCCACCCTCTACGCCGCGGACCTCACCAAGTATCCGCGCCACTACTTCGAACGCTTCCACGCCAAGCACAACCCCGACGCGCCCAAGCTCGCCGAAGAGGAGGGGCACGAGCACTGGGCGACCCTCTTCCAGGCCAAGTCCGACGTCTGGAGCAACCCCGAGCACCCTGTGCTGTACCCGTGGGTGCCGGTCAGGGTGTTCGGCGAAGGCTCGAGGCTCATCTACGAGCGCAACCCGTACTACTGGAAGGTGGACCCGGAGGGCCGCCAGCTCCCCTACATCGACCGCTTGGTGATCGCCGTCATCGACAACCCGGAGACGATGACGTTGCGGGCGACGTCCGGCGAGATCGACATGCAGGACCGGACGATCAACACGCCGGCGAACAAACCCGTGCTGGCCCGCGCACGTGAGTCCGGCGACTTCCGGTTCTTCGACGAGGTTCCGACGAACTGTGTCACGTTCGCCATCGCCCTCAACCTCAACCACCGGGACCCGGTGAAGCGGCAGATCTTCCGCAACCGCGACTTCCGGGTCGGGCTGTCCCACGCCATCAACCGGCAGGAGATCATCGACGTCGTGTACCTACGGCAGGGCGAGCCCTACCAGGTGGCGCCACGTCCGGACTCGCCGTTCTACGACGAGGAGATGGCCAAGCAGTACACCGAGTACGACACCGACCTGGCGAACGAGTACCTCGACCGGGCCGGCCTCACCGAGCGCGACAGCGCGGGTTTCCGCCTCGGTCCGGACGGCCGGCGCATCACGATCGCGGTCGAGCACATCGGGGGCCCGAGCTCGCAGACCGACCCGCTCGAGCTCGTGCGGGCGTACTGGCGCGAGGTCGGCATCGAGATGCTCAACCGGCCCGAGGACCGGGCGCTGTTCGAGGAGCGCCGACGCGCGAACGCCCACGACGCGACGGCGTGGGGTGCGGAGGGCGGCGGCAAGCTGGAGCCGCTCCTGCGGACCGACTGGTTCTTCCCGTCACGGTTCGAGTCCATCAACTACGCGCCCTTGTGGATGCAGTGGTACGAGACGAACGGACAGGCCGGCGAGCGACCACCGGAGCTGGTACGCCGCCAGATGGAGCTCTACCGGCGGGTGCGGGAGACGGTCGACCCCAAGCAGCGCGACGAGCTGATGAGGCAGGTCCTGCGCCTGGCGAAGGAGTTCTTCTATCACATCGGGATCAGTCTCGCCCCGCCCAGCTACGGCATCGTCAAGAACGACTTTCACAACGTCCCCGAGGAGATGCCGGCGTCGTTCATCTGGCCGAGCCCAGGTCCGTCGAACCCGGAGCAGTACTTCATCGAGCGTCGTTAG
- a CDS encoding oligogalacturonate lyase family protein has product MAKGDLFGPEWHEVEDLTTGVKTLQLTDHKAHSHHLYFTNSGWYDDNQQLLFGSDRGGSSNLYSLDLRTGEYRQLTDLEEPPGSGSGAFQSTSVNPVRPEAYFWWRNTLVAIDLETLEERTLYTVPDGFHGGGQTNVTADGAYVCVNIGQDLSDRIPMDLGAGYVGMREYWAAKPRCQIVRVPTDGGEPSVVWEEDSWIGHVNTSPTRPNLLTFCHEGPWHLVDHRIWMLDLDTGEVWKLRPTAPNERVGHEYWFADGEHVGYHGWTEGGSPFHGAVRYDNTTVGEYPLSHTSTHFHSNDLNLIVGDGNRDRPFLLLWRLTEHGYEGPRVLLRHRGSFHIQAVHVHPRVSPDGRQILYTSDPRGYGNPYLVEIPDVETLPLLEEVEQPRS; this is encoded by the coding sequence ATGGCCAAAGGTGACCTGTTCGGGCCCGAGTGGCACGAGGTGGAAGATCTCACCACGGGGGTGAAGACCCTCCAGCTCACCGACCACAAGGCCCACAGCCACCACCTGTACTTCACCAACTCCGGCTGGTACGACGACAACCAGCAGCTGCTCTTCGGCTCCGACCGGGGCGGGTCGAGCAACCTCTACAGCCTCGACCTCCGAACCGGCGAGTACCGGCAGCTCACCGACCTCGAGGAACCGCCAGGCTCCGGCTCAGGCGCGTTCCAGTCGACGAGCGTCAACCCCGTGCGCCCCGAGGCGTACTTCTGGTGGCGGAACACGCTCGTCGCGATCGACCTCGAGACGCTGGAGGAACGCACCCTCTACACCGTCCCGGACGGGTTCCATGGCGGCGGCCAGACCAACGTCACCGCCGACGGCGCCTACGTCTGCGTCAACATCGGCCAGGACCTCTCCGACCGCATCCCGATGGACCTCGGCGCCGGCTACGTCGGCATGCGGGAGTACTGGGCGGCCAAGCCTCGGTGCCAGATCGTTCGCGTCCCCACGGACGGCGGCGAGCCGAGCGTGGTGTGGGAGGAGGACAGCTGGATCGGCCACGTCAACACCTCGCCGACCCGGCCGAACCTGCTCACCTTCTGCCACGAGGGCCCCTGGCACCTGGTCGACCACCGCATCTGGATGCTCGACCTCGACACGGGCGAGGTGTGGAAGCTGCGTCCGACGGCGCCGAACGAGCGGGTGGGGCATGAGTACTGGTTCGCCGACGGCGAGCACGTGGGCTACCACGGCTGGACCGAGGGAGGCAGCCCGTTCCACGGTGCGGTGCGCTACGACAACACGACCGTCGGCGAGTACCCGCTCTCCCACACCTCGACGCACTTCCACAGCAACGACCTGAACCTCATCGTCGGCGACGGCAACCGCGACCGGCCGTTCCTGCTGCTGTGGCGCCTCACCGAGCACGGTTACGAGGGTCCACGCGTGCTCCTCCGGCACCGAGGGTCGTTCCACATCCAGGCCGTCCACGTGCATCCGCGCGTGAGCCCAGACGGCCGCCAGATCCTCTACACGAGCGACCCTCGCGGCTACGGCAACCCGTATCTCGTCGAGATCCCCGACGTCGAGACGCTCCCGCTCCTCGAGGAGGTGGAGCAGCCGAGAAGCTGA
- a CDS encoding ABC transporter substrate-binding protein has translation MVNPRRQHGRLSRRDLVQAGGALLATVSLVGCEALSTKPATRREPSRNSATRTKEAPELAEQVKAGKLPPLKERLPENPLVLEPAQEIGAYGGRWRTFIQGIDGASVYENIGYEPLVRWTPDFTGIMPNIVEWERSDDGREYVFHCRRGMKWSDGEPFTAADIAFAYEDVISNEDLFPVFPEWLAPGGKPAEFELVDELTCRFVFAKPHAFFLEHLASPHGNLLGATPKHYLERFHKKYNPEIDSLVKKEKLEDWNQLYFGKGGDGPAGLALWQNPELPVLLPWTVATPLTTDRLVCKRNPYYWKVDPEGNQLPYLDEVEIEVITNAETATLRTSNGEFTLPSTDVLTPQNKPVYARNQEKGDYRIIEQNTSDINAGVICLNLTHKDRAMREVFQNKDFRIGLSYAINREELIAAVHQRQGEPYQSAPRPESEYYDERLAKQYTEYDPDLANEYLDRAGYRQRDSDGFRLRPDGKRILFTLELPGSGFDPTYPSTANLVAQYFEKVGVQMRVQPQGGPLFWERLFANEHDAVMYSAENGLRDAILDPGWFFPIGGRCYYARLWADWYASGGKSGEEPPPAPRRQMEIYDQIKTTPDLDKQRELFAEILRISAEEFYCIGTVLIASRYTIAQNKVRNIPEPIPEGSLYPDPAPIGPELLYIRE, from the coding sequence ATGGTCAATCCGCGCCGACAGCACGGACGACTCAGCCGACGAGACCTCGTCCAGGCTGGGGGAGCACTCCTCGCCACCGTCTCCCTGGTGGGCTGCGAGGCGCTGAGCACCAAGCCCGCAACACGGCGCGAGCCGAGCCGCAACAGCGCAACGAGGACCAAGGAGGCGCCTGAGCTCGCCGAGCAGGTCAAGGCGGGAAAGCTTCCGCCGCTCAAGGAACGCTTGCCTGAGAACCCACTCGTGCTCGAACCGGCGCAGGAGATCGGCGCCTACGGCGGTCGTTGGCGTACCTTCATCCAAGGCATCGACGGCGCGTCGGTCTACGAGAACATCGGCTATGAGCCCTTAGTCCGCTGGACTCCCGACTTCACCGGGATCATGCCCAACATCGTGGAGTGGGAACGCAGCGACGACGGTCGCGAGTACGTCTTCCACTGCCGCCGTGGCATGAAGTGGTCCGATGGCGAGCCGTTCACCGCCGCCGACATCGCCTTCGCCTACGAGGATGTCATCAGCAACGAGGACCTGTTTCCGGTCTTCCCCGAGTGGTTGGCGCCAGGCGGCAAGCCGGCGGAGTTCGAGCTAGTGGACGAGCTCACGTGCCGGTTCGTCTTCGCCAAGCCGCACGCGTTCTTCCTTGAGCACCTGGCGAGCCCGCACGGCAACTTGCTCGGCGCGACGCCTAAGCACTACCTGGAGCGATTCCACAAGAAGTACAACCCAGAGATCGATTCCCTCGTCAAGAAGGAGAAGCTGGAGGACTGGAACCAGCTCTACTTCGGCAAGGGTGGCGACGGACCTGCGGGGCTCGCGCTCTGGCAGAACCCGGAGCTTCCCGTGCTGCTGCCGTGGACGGTCGCGACACCGCTGACCACTGACCGGCTCGTCTGCAAGCGAAACCCGTACTACTGGAAGGTGGACCCGGAGGGCAACCAGCTCCCGTACCTCGACGAGGTCGAGATCGAGGTGATCACCAACGCGGAGACGGCGACGCTGCGGACGAGCAACGGCGAGTTCACGCTGCCGTCCACCGACGTGCTGACCCCGCAGAACAAGCCCGTCTACGCCCGCAATCAGGAGAAGGGCGACTACCGCATCATCGAGCAGAACACCTCCGACATCAACGCCGGTGTCATCTGCCTGAACCTGACGCACAAGGACCGCGCGATGCGGGAGGTCTTCCAGAACAAGGACTTCCGCATCGGGCTGTCGTACGCGATCAACCGCGAGGAGCTCATCGCCGCGGTGCACCAGCGGCAAGGTGAGCCGTATCAGTCCGCGCCACGGCCGGAGTCGGAGTACTACGACGAGAGGTTGGCCAAGCAGTACACCGAGTACGACCCCGACCTGGCCAACGAGTACCTGGACCGGGCCGGCTACCGGCAGCGCGACTCCGACGGGTTCCGCCTCCGGCCCGACGGTAAGCGGATCTTGTTCACGCTCGAGCTGCCGGGCTCCGGTTTCGACCCGACCTACCCGTCGACCGCCAACCTGGTCGCGCAGTACTTCGAGAAGGTCGGCGTGCAGATGCGGGTGCAGCCTCAGGGTGGTCCGCTGTTCTGGGAGCGGCTGTTCGCTAACGAGCACGACGCCGTGATGTACAGCGCGGAGAACGGCCTGCGCGACGCCATCCTGGACCCGGGATGGTTCTTCCCGATCGGCGGACGGTGCTACTACGCACGCCTCTGGGCGGATTGGTACGCCAGCGGAGGGAAGAGCGGCGAGGAGCCACCGCCGGCGCCGCGCCGACAGATGGAGATCTACGACCAGATCAAGACGACACCCGACTTGGACAAGCAACGCGAGCTGTTCGCCGAGATCCTGCGGATCTCCGCCGAGGAGTTCTACTGCATCGGTACCGTCCTCATCGCGAGCCGCTACACCATCGCGCAGAACAAGGTCCGCAACATCCCCGAGCCGATCCCTGAGGGCTCGCTCTACCCGGACCCGGCCCCGATCGGCCCTGAGCTGCTCTACATCAGGGAGTAG
- a CDS encoding DUF2243 domain-containing protein encodes MTTQPDSTGRGLVLPGLVLGLGLGGFVDGIVLHQLLEWHHMLSGWYPDTTGAHMRINMVADGLFHLACLLLVTLGLVFLVRSARHLGGPSAARRLSGWMLAGWGVFNLLEGTVDHQVLGVHHVRSGPHQTAFDVAFLVFGALLVLVGLVLALRGRQHSA; translated from the coding sequence ATGACGACCCAACCGGACAGCACGGGCCGAGGGCTCGTGTTGCCCGGACTGGTGCTCGGACTCGGGCTCGGCGGTTTCGTCGACGGGATCGTCCTCCACCAGCTACTGGAGTGGCATCACATGCTCTCCGGCTGGTATCCGGACACCACCGGTGCGCACATGCGGATCAACATGGTGGCGGACGGGCTGTTCCACCTGGCTTGCCTGCTGCTCGTCACGCTGGGCCTGGTCTTCCTCGTCCGCTCAGCGCGACATCTCGGTGGACCCTCCGCGGCTCGCCGGTTGTCGGGGTGGATGCTCGCCGGCTGGGGTGTGTTCAACCTGCTGGAGGGGACAGTCGACCACCAGGTCTTAGGCGTTCACCACGTCCGGTCCGGGCCGCACCAGACGGCGTTCGACGTGGCGTTTCTCGTGTTCGGAGCGCTGCTCGTGCTGGTCGGGCTCGTGCTCGCTCTCCGCGGGCGTCAGCACTCTGCCTGA